A single region of the Bacteroides luhongzhouii genome encodes:
- a CDS encoding NYN domain-containing protein, which translates to MEDKKKVIVYVDGFNFYYGLKSKKWKMCYWLDLVSFFNSFLKSYQELVEVNYFSARPTDAGKHDRQDKLFQANKCNPKFNLILGKYLKKEIKCRYCGGIIHSFEEKETDVRIATKILSDAYKKRCDIAIIVSADSDLIPPVELIREFNPSQKVYVYFPPNRYSSNLSNLSDGTRKLDGAFNIFKKHILPQKVQLPNGYVIERPDEWK; encoded by the coding sequence ATGGAAGACAAAAAGAAAGTAATAGTCTATGTAGACGGTTTTAATTTCTATTACGGGCTGAAGTCCAAAAAATGGAAAATGTGTTATTGGCTGGATTTAGTCAGCTTCTTTAATAGTTTTCTAAAGTCCTATCAAGAATTGGTAGAAGTCAATTATTTTTCAGCTCGTCCAACAGATGCAGGCAAACACGATAGACAAGATAAACTATTTCAAGCAAACAAATGTAACCCCAAATTTAACTTGATATTGGGTAAATACCTCAAAAAAGAGATTAAATGCCGTTATTGCGGTGGTATCATTCATTCTTTTGAAGAAAAAGAGACAGATGTACGAATAGCTACAAAGATTCTGTCGGACGCCTATAAAAAGCGCTGTGACATTGCTATCATTGTATCAGCAGACAGCGATTTAATACCACCTGTAGAGCTAATAAGAGAATTTAACCCATCACAAAAGGTCTATGTATATTTTCCTCCTAACAGATATTCATCTAACTTATCGAACCTAAGTGATGGCACACGTAAACTTGATGGCGCTTTTAATATATTCAAGAAACATATATTACCCCAAAAAGTGCAGCTACCAAACGGATATGTAATAGAACGCCCGGATGAGTGGAAATAA
- a CDS encoding TolC family protein yields the protein MRKIIILSAATLVLSSCGIYNKYKPVSEVPEGLYGSESVAVADTANFGNLSWREVFTDPSLQSLIDSALVRNTDMQTAHLRVKEAEATLLTSKLSYLPSLFLAPEGAASSFDRGKATQTYSLPVTASWELDIFGKVTTAKRRAKAAYEQSKEYEQAVKTQLVASVANTYYTLLMLDSQYEIAVATEAAWKESVNATRAMKKAGMVNEAGLAQTEATYYNICTTVLDLKEQINQAENSLALLLAETPHEIQRGKLGNQQLPENFSVGVPLQMLSNRPDVRSAEFSLAQAFYTTNAARAAFYPSITLSGSAGWTNSAGGMIVNPGKFLASAVASLTQPLFNKGANIAQLKIAKAQQEEARLSFEQTLLNAGVEVNEALVKYQTAREKADYYDKQVASLQTAAKSTSLLMKHGNTTYLEVLTAQQTLLNAQLSQVANRFTEIQGVITLYQALGGGRM from the coding sequence ATGAGAAAAATAATAATTCTGTCCGCGGCAACACTCGTTTTGAGTAGTTGCGGTATCTATAATAAATACAAACCGGTGTCGGAAGTTCCCGAAGGACTTTACGGCAGCGAGTCAGTTGCTGTCGCCGATACGGCAAACTTCGGCAACCTCTCGTGGCGGGAGGTCTTTACCGACCCGTCTTTGCAAAGTCTGATTGACTCGGCACTTGTGCGCAACACCGATATGCAGACTGCCCACTTGCGTGTGAAAGAAGCGGAAGCTACCTTGCTGACGTCCAAACTGTCTTATCTGCCTTCTTTATTCCTTGCGCCGGAAGGGGCTGCCAGCAGCTTCGACCGTGGAAAGGCGACGCAGACTTACTCTTTGCCCGTGACCGCTTCGTGGGAACTGGATATTTTCGGAAAAGTGACCACCGCAAAGCGTCGTGCGAAAGCTGCTTATGAGCAGAGCAAGGAATATGAACAAGCTGTAAAGACACAATTGGTGGCATCTGTTGCCAACACCTATTACACTTTGTTGATGCTCGATTCGCAGTATGAGATAGCTGTTGCCACCGAAGCTGCCTGGAAGGAAAGCGTGAACGCCACTCGTGCCATGAAAAAAGCCGGTATGGTGAACGAGGCGGGACTGGCACAGACGGAGGCTACCTATTATAATATATGTACCACCGTGCTCGACCTGAAAGAACAAATCAACCAGGCAGAGAATTCACTGGCGTTGTTGCTGGCGGAAACTCCCCATGAGATACAGCGTGGCAAACTGGGGAACCAGCAGTTGCCGGAAAACTTCTCCGTAGGTGTTCCCTTGCAGATGCTTTCCAACCGTCCCGATGTGCGTAGCGCAGAATTCTCGTTGGCGCAGGCTTTCTACACCACCAATGCCGCCCGTGCCGCTTTCTATCCTTCCATTACGTTGAGTGGCAGCGCAGGCTGGACTAATAGTGCAGGGGGGATGATTGTCAATCCGGGTAAGTTTCTGGCTTCTGCCGTAGCTTCTCTGACGCAGCCTCTATTTAATAAAGGCGCCAACATCGCCCAGCTGAAAATAGCGAAAGCCCAGCAAGAGGAAGCCCGCCTTAGCTTCGAACAAACCTTGCTGAATGCAGGTGTGGAAGTGAACGAAGCACTGGTGAAGTATCAGACTGCCCGCGAGAAAGCCGACTACTACGACAAGCAGGTGGCATCTTTGCAAACAGCCGCCAAGAGCACGAGCCTGTTGATGAAGCATGGCAACACCACTTATCTGGAAGTGCTGACGGCACAACAGACGTTGCTCAACGCGCAACTGTCACAAGTGGCGAACCGCTTTACCGAAATTCAGGGTGTGATTACGTTGTATCAGGCTTTGGGTGGCGGCCGTATGTAG